A single window of Nicotiana sylvestris chromosome 3, ASM39365v2, whole genome shotgun sequence DNA harbors:
- the LOC104224876 gene encoding immune-associated nucleotide-binding protein 9 — MGGSAISDDWEFAANGARTLVLVGRTGNGKSATGNSILGRKAFRSMSSSAGVTSTCELQRTVLEDGQILDVIDTPGLFDFSAEPEFIGNEIVKCINMAKDGIHAVLVVLSVRTRFSREEQAAVQSLREFFGGKISDYMVLVFTGGDDLEDNEETLEDYLGRDCPEPLKDILAMCGNRRVLFDNKSKDHLKKADQLKQLLSLVNVVVENNGGKPYTDDLFKELKKGAIKLRNQATEVNNLVGYSKQEILELKEQMQKSYEEQLRRITEVVESKLKDTTHRLEEQLAKEQAARLEAELSAKEAQKKSDNEIRKLREYLERAQRETEELRGRSADRGVCNIL; from the exons ATGGGGGGAAGTGCAATAAGTGATGATTGGGAATTCGCTGCAAATGGAGCTCGGACTCTGGTTCTGGTTGGGCGTACAGGTAATGGTAAAAGTGCTACAGGCAATAGCATTCTTGGAAGAAAGGCATTCAGGTCAATGTCTAGCTCGGCTGGTGTTACGAGTACTTGTGAGCTACAGAGGACTGTACTAGAAGATGGCCAAATACTCGATGTGATTGATACCCCTG GATTATTTGATTTTTCTGCTGAGCCTGAATTCATTGGAAATGAAATTGTTAAGTGCATCAACATGGCCAAGGATGGGATTCATGCTGTTCTTGTAGTTTTATCTGTGCGGACTCGCTTTTCAAGAGAAGAACAAGCTGCTGTTCAGAGTCTGAGGGAGTTCTTTGGGGGCAAAATTAGTGATTACATGGTTTTGGTTTTTACTGGTGGGGATGATCTTGAAGACAATGAAGAAACTTTGGAGGATTACCTAGGTCGTGACTGCCCTGAGCCTTTAAAG GATATCCTCGCCATGTGTGGAAATAGGCGAGTGCTTTTCGATAACAAGTCTAAAGATCATTTGAAGAAAGCCGACCAATTGAAACAACTACTTTCCCTGGTAAATGTGGTCGTAGAAAATAATGGTGGAAAACCATATACAGATGACTTGTTCAAGGAATTAAAG AAAGGAGCCATTAAACTTCGAAATCAAGCAACTGAGGTTAATAACTTGGTGGGATATTCGAAGCAAGAGATATTAGAGTTGAAGGAACAAATGCAGAAGTCATATGAAGAGCAACTGAGGCGAATAACTGAAGTG GTTGAGTCAAAGCTGAAGGATACAACACACAGGCTTGAAGAGCAATTGGCGAAAGAGCAAGCTGCTCGGTTGGAGGCAGAACTAAGTGCAAAAGAAGCTCAGAAGAAGTCAGATAA